Within the Nitrospiria bacterium genome, the region CGCGTCCGTCTGCCGATGAAGGGACGGGTGGCCTCCTTGAACGTCTCGGTCGCGGTCGGCGTGATGGCCTACGAGATCCTCCGCCAGAGGACGCCCGTCAATACACGAATGAAGAACTCGTAGGCGAAGCTTTGGCTCCGTTCCGCGGGCAAGTGGTGATGGCCACCAAGTTCGGGATCAAGATGGATGCCAGCGGGCAGCAGGTCCAGGACGGTCGGCCCGAGCGCATCCGACAGAGCCTCGAGGGTTCCCTCAAGCGGCTCAGAGTCGATGCTATTGACCTCTATTATCAACACCGCGTTGACACGGAGGTGCCGATCGAAGACGTGGCGGGAAGGGTTCCTCACGGGAAAGATCGACGAGAAGACCACGTTCGATAAGTCCGACTTCCGCAACATTGTTCCTCGCTTTACCCCCGAGGCCCGGAAACCGTGGATCGTTCCGATCCCGGGCACCACTAAGCTTTCGCGCCTGGACGAGAACATCGGAGCGGCAGTAATCGAACTTACATCCGACGATCTCCGTGAGATCTCCGGCGCCGCCTCAAAGATCACGATCCAAGGGGCCCGCTACCCCGAAACCCTGGAAAAAAGGACCGGCCTTTGAGCGGCCGTCATGTCAAACAGGAGTCACGATGATGAACAATAACATCGAAGGAAAAGTCGTCGTCGTAACAGGCGCAAGCAGCGGGCTGGGCGAGGCGACGGCTCGGCTTCTCTCCAGCCAGGGCGCAACAGTTGTGCTGGGTGCGCGGCGCTTAGATCGCATCAAATCGTTGGCAGATGAGCTAATTCGCAAAGGGGGCAAAGCACTGGCCATACAGACGGACGTTACCCAGGTGGACCAAGTCAAGAGATTGGTCGAATCAGCCGCGCAAACATTCGGCCGCATCGATGTCATGATCAATAATGCCGGGCTGATGCCGCACTCGCCGCTCGAACGCCTCAAGATCGATGATTGGAACCGGATGATCGACGTGAACCTCAAGGGCGTGCTGTACGGCATTGCCGCGGCGCTGCCGTATATGAAGCAGCAGAAATCCGGGCACTTTATTAATGTCTCATCTGTGGCAGGTCACAAGGTACGCCCCGGTAGTGCTGTGTACGCCGCTACCAAGACTGCGGTGCTGGTCATCTCAGAGGG harbors:
- a CDS encoding SDR family oxidoreductase, which codes for MNNNIEGKVVVVTGASSGLGEATARLLSSQGATVVLGARRLDRIKSLADELIRKGGKALAIQTDVTQVDQVKRLVESAAQTFGRIDVMINNAGLMPHSPLERLKIDDWNRMIDVNLKGVLYGIAAALPYMKQQKSGHFINVSSVAGHKVRPGSAVYAATKTAVLVISEGLRQEVKPYNIRTTVISPGALATELPNSITEPDVAENVRKFVQEVALPAESFARAVAFAMSQPEDMDVNEIMFRPTRQEL